A region of Lycium barbarum isolate Lr01 chromosome 3, ASM1917538v2, whole genome shotgun sequence DNA encodes the following proteins:
- the LOC132632980 gene encoding pentatricopeptide repeat-containing protein At1g52640, mitochondrial: MAIRSLLRCRSVHYFSQTLFHCYLPPPKSTQYLPSSSLLAYLPTCNGVNGYQFISSFTDTGTKQEPENSDPNSPHLVNEISRILSDYRSPHHDIESALNPFSTNISTQIVEQVLKRCKNLGFSAHRFFIWAQKLSGFRHSIESFHILVDILGSSKQFPLIWDFLVEMRMNKSCEITPEIFWLVFRGYSRANLPADAIRAFNKMVDFGIKPSLADLDKLLLALCKRKHIKQAQEFFDKVKDDFMPSVKTYSILIRGWGELGEVENAQKLFDEMLERGCSVDLLAYNSILDSLSKAGKMDEAVNFFMKMKSIGLIPDAFTYSIFIHGYCAVNDIHSVFRVLDQMRRYKLVPNVFTYNCIIKKLCKTNKVDEAYQLIDEMISGGVRPDCWSYNTILASHCDHNEVNLALRLISRMEKNDCLPDKHTYNMLLKMLIRVGRFDRVEKVWESMEDRKFYPSVSTYAVMVHGLCQKKGKLEEACKYFEMMIDEGIPPYTTTCEILRNRLIGHGFAEQIEILADKMERSTSSLIQELANVMKGDKACEKLKHDEEYSDESFE, encoded by the coding sequence ATGGCAATTAGGTCACTTCTTCGTTGCAGAAGTGTACATTATTTCTCCCAAACACTCTTCCATTGCTATCTTCCTCCACCCAAAAGCACCCAATATCTCCCTTCTTCTTCATTGTTGGCTTATCTTCCCACCTGTAACGGCGTTAACGGCTATCAGTTCATATCCTCTTTTACTGATACAGGAACAAAACAGGAACCTGAAAACTCAGACCCAAATTCTCCACACCTGGTGAATGAGATTTCTCGAATTCTTAGCGATTACAGAAGCCCACACCACGACATTGAGTCTGCCCTCAATCCATTTTCCACCAATATTTCAACGCAAATAGTTGAACAAGTCCTCAAACGTTGCAAAAATCTAGGATTCTCAGCACACAGGTTCTTCATATGGGCACAAAAGTTATCAGGTTTTCGCCATAGTATAGAAAGCTTTCACATTCTTGTTGATATATTAGGAAGTAGTAAACAGTTTCCATTGATATGGGACTTCCTTGTTGAGATGAGAATGAATAAATCTTGTGAAATTACTCCTGAAATTTTCTGGCTTGTTTTCAGAGGTTATAGTAGAGCAAATTTGCCAGCTGATGCAATTAGGGCTTTTAATAAAATGGTAGATTTTGGGATTAAACCGAGTTTAGCTGATCTTGATAAGCTTTTACTTGCACTATGTAAAAGAAAGCATATAAAGCAAGCGCAAGAGTTTTTCGATAAAGTGAAGGATGATTTCATGCCAAGTGTTAAAACTTACAGTATTTTGATTAGGGGATGGGGAGAATTGGGTGAAGTTGAAAATGCACAAAAGCTGTTTGATGAAATGCTTGAAAGAGGCTGTTCAGTTGATTTGCTAGCTTATAATAGTATTTTGGACTCACTATCCAAGGCTGGTAAGATGGATGAGGCTGTCAACTTCTTCATGAAGATGAAGTCTATTGGATTGATACCTGATGCTTTTACTTATTCAATTTTCATTCATGGTTATTGCGCGGTGAATGATATTCATTCAGTTTTCAGGGTCCTTGACCAGATGAGACGGTACAAACTTGTGCCTAATGTATTTACGTATAACTGTATCATCAAAAAGCTTTGTAAGACTAACAAGGTTGATGAGGCTTACCAACTGATAGATGAGATGATTAGCGGAGGGGTAAGACCTGATTGTTGGAGTTACAATACAATCCTAGCTTCTCATTGTGATCACAATGAAGTTAACTTGGCACTTAGGCTGATTTCTAGAATGGAAAAGAACGACTGCCTACcagataaacatacatataataTGTTGCTCAAGATGCTTATTAGGGTGGGTAGGTTTGATAGAGTTGAGAAAGTTTGGGAGAGCATGGAAGACAGGAAATTTTATCCTTCAGTCTCGACGTATGCTGTCATGGTGCATGGTCTCTGTCAGAAGAAAGGCAAACTTGAGGAAGCATGTAAATATTTTGAAATGATGATAGATGAAGGCATTCCACCATATACAACGACATGTGAAATATTGAGAAATAGACTAATAGGTCATGGATTTGCAGAGCAGATCGAGATACTTGCAGATAAGATGGAAAGAAGTACATCTAGTTTAATTCAAGAACTAGCAAACGTAATGAAAGGTGATAAGGCCTGCGAGAAATTGAAACATGATGAAGAATACTCGGATGAAAGTTTTGAGTGA